The following is a genomic window from Neodiprion lecontei isolate iyNeoLeco1 chromosome 4, iyNeoLeco1.1, whole genome shotgun sequence.
ACTGCGACGTCATTTTTGGACTTGTCATTCGAGAGTGCAGCTAAGCGCCAAAAGTTGGACACGCCGGAAATTGACAAGAAGGAGTCTATAGCAAAGCCGACAGCCGAAGAAAGGATGGAAATATCTGGTGATGTTGAAATGACTGATGTCAGTGAAAAAGAGAATGAGTCAAAAGTTGAGTCAGAGGATGCTAAAagggaggagaaggaggaaaagaagggagaaaaggaaacaaatgaaattgaagGAAAGAAGAACACTGATGTGGAAGCTACAGTGTCTGTGACTACTGTGGAAAAAGACGAAGCCATGGAGACTGATGGAAAACCTGAAGTTGTAAAACAAATTGATGAATCTGGTTCTGATGCTAAGCCTGTAGAAGAAAAGAAGGAGGAAAAGGTCGAGGTagttgaaagtgaaaaaggTACCTTGAAAGTAAGCAAAGATGATGACAAATCTAAAGGGATCTGCGAAACTATTGATAAAGAAAGTAGCaagaaaagtgaagaaaaaactctagaaaagaataacgcagACGAGGCCGATAGAACTACACTCACTGATAGTCAGAAAACTGAACTCTTGGAGAAAAAAGTCGAACTTTCTGAGGAGAAATCTGATTCTATCATAACTGAGACAAATAGCAAGGCGGTCAACGAATCAACCGAACTGTCTGCCTCAAGAAAGCCGGATGAAACTCCTACAAAAATTTCCGATGATGTTAAAGAGATTAAGACCGAAGGTTCTGAAgaaagttgtgaaattttaaataacaagTTGGGCATAGAGACTGAGAAATCCGAAATGGAATCGAAACCCGCAGTTGAAGAAACTCACGTTAAAGTCGACGTACCGTTAACGAAGGAAACAGTGAAAAGTGATGCGAAGATAGAAAGCATGGCAGCAGAAACAGAGAAAACCGACATTCAAACCAGCAAAGTATTAAAAGCGAACGAGGAATCTGCTCTAAAGTCGGATCAAACAGTAGCTAAGGATGTGGTTAAAGAAAATGGAATGGCAAAGACTGAGGAGCCGTCCAAGACTGATGATCAAAACGTGGCAGTTGAGAACAAAGACAGTTCAGATGCTGTAAAAAAGACTGAATCCAAAGTTGAGGAAACTGTGGCTAACTCAATGAAAGAGACGGAAAGTAATAGCAAAGATGCAATTAAGGCTGAAACAAGCATCGTTGCTGAGGCAAAGAAAGAAACTGTGACTAAGGATGTGGatgtagaagaagaagaaaacaaagaacTCAAAAAAGAAGGTGCAAAGAGTCAGGAGGAACCGACGACGGATGCGAACAAAACGAACGGTACGACACAGAATGGGGAAACGGTTAcggaagatgaaaataaaaaaatacacacgaATGGGGTAAACGAAGCATGCAGCAGCGTATCAGCTGAGGTAAAAACGAATAAGGACATGTCGTCGCAGAAGAGAGAACCCGAGAGTTCGACCGATGCTAGTGCAGAGTCTATAAAGGTTAAAAAAGTCGTTGATTCAACAGTGGCGGACGGCGCCGGAGAACCTGACGTATCGCCGACTGTAGTAGTAGCCGCGACGTCCTaatctctaaaaaaaaaaaaacaacaacaacaacaattatcttaaaaatataaactattAAGTTGTCTCCCCACGTCCTAATAAATCAACATTTAAAACATAAAGTGgtaaattttaagaaaatagCTCATAGATTTACATTACCTATTGTTCCTTggatgagaaaagaaaaacgaagaacaAAGTACGTTGTACGCTGTATTTCATATTCGATCATCCTCAGTTTGGCGTgtcaaagaaattttattattcggCACATAGACTGACGTttctgaaaaaagaaatacctGTGTCTGGATTACATTTGATGGTGAGAAGGTTGAATCTACCTTGAATcacgtttgttgaaaaatcattgCGATGTGCGATTTATCAGCGCTAGAAATTTCTCATGTAAATTTTGAACACGAGCAAATCAGTCAAGTTGCCCGTAACTATGTACAGTGTTTTATACTCTGACAAACTCGCAAGCCCATGTCGGGGTGCTGGATGATCGATATTGTCATGCACACCGCACAATCTACGTATATTGTTCAAGTTATTTTACAATAAGCgattaaaaatgttgaaccttttttgttttttcttttttctattttttttaaaattattattaatgtctTCACAAGCGATAATAACATTACGATACACAAATACAGATAGGCTAACAATAAGTCATAGTGGGAGAGTATTTTATAACGAATATACTCTGTGCCAAATGATATTATCCCTGtcctttttcgaattttcaaaatattcgtCAAATAGGAAACGTAATATCTTGTTCAACTTTATATATAGTGTGTCTCTGCAGGTAGCATTTTACaatgaatgattttcaaagaCTGATTTGGTAATGAAGCGTTGTGCCGCTGGCAAAGACGAACGACTGTCTATTGCGTTTAGTGTACTTAATAAGCTTTAGGGCGTGGACCATTACTACAGCGAATTGTTTTGCTTTTATCCTACgtactgttattatttttggtAAAGTTTTGAAAGTAACCGGTCTTTAAAAAACACGACTAATTATGAATCCAAACCAGTGAAAGTTTGTCGTGAATTTGGTATGTCACATTCGTAAATATCGTTTGCCTGATGTGTGACTGACTTACCGGTGTTTAGCATGTATGCAACAGCAGATTATACATTGTTTGAATGTCTGCGactaaattatttatttatcgtaataattttattttataattttgtttttgaatataaaattgactGTGATCTAACAATAATATGATAGACGTACATATTAACAGATATCTGCTACTCGTGTTTGAAATGTTTCAAAGAGGAaatttacgattatttttctttttaacctTCTAACTGCTTCTCTCCGAGACATGTCAGAGCTGTACCAAAAATAATAACTCCTTAGGTTTAAATATATCATTAATAAACTGTCTCATGTGTTTCTaccatgcatacatatattgaTGTTTAGTGTCCAGATATGTTCACTTCCATTATATTCGAAATGCTTCTAGTTTCGGTTTATAATTTCTCAACTACGTTATGccttatatatacacacacacacacacatacatatatactctAATTGccatttatatttacaatcaAATACTGTATTAGGCTGCTGCATCACAAAGCATTTTATCCTGAAACAccttaaattttcaatgaaacgtCATTGTTTGTATCATTCATCTCAACTAGAATAATCATGTCAATTGTCGGCGTACATGCCAATGAAGGAGTTTTGATCATATATtaggttgaaaaatcgaatgcaTGCCTTATTTAACTGAGAAAAgcatttttgtttgttttatattatacatatgcaaTACAATAATCATTTCATCTTAGTTTCGTATTTAGTTTTGGCttcgtctttttttctctgtatatatagatttttttttttgagcagcTCCCTTTGCTAACTCTTAATAATCAACTCGTGCGAAGAAGGTACTACGAGTAAAGAAACTTAGTTATTATAAACTAATGCATTTAGCGGAGAGCAACGAGGGAATACAGTTCTTTCTTCTTTGGCTGACTTTCACGACATCGCCTCAATCATCATTCCATATCATTCATATACCGTTTGCGTCAATGGTCAAGAGAAATTACTGTACTCGTCGTTGCTCCATGTTCAAATTCTTGAACGCTCAAACATGACTCAATTTCGAATTCAACAGCACCATGAGTTGAAAACAATGATCCATTAGATGTCTAAGTTTCTAAAAagtatcgaataaaaatttataagttATCACCACCGATTTTAATTGACTGCCGGCCGATTCATTAATATACCCAATCATTTAGCTAATTCATTGTCGCGGGTGATCAGTTAATTGGCTATTGAAACCTGATTAATCCGTTACTAATACTAGCAGCATCCTTGTAGATCAAAAAGAACTGCCATTTTAAAAGTGcataaaatttaaaactaaCTGCTTCAATCTATTTTTCCACTGCAGCATTGCAGTATTATCATCCGCttactttcttttatttttgtttttttaattgcagACCGAAAGTTCCTGTGCGGCATAATCAATAAATATCACATAGTTCTATTTATTGCTGACTGTACCGATAGGCCTGTTGTATTCCAAGCACCTCAGAACTTCTCCCGAGAAAGTTCGACTCGCTAGACTCATTGATATATAATTTTCACCTATCCTCATTTCTGATTTACGAAGAAATTTGGGGTACATGTAcgtacacttttttttctcatttaggGCAGTGTTCGATCAAAGTATTCGTACCAAATGTTGTTTGATTCCAAAGGTGTTACTACGTAATATGAAATACTACATTCATAAAACAGATCCTCTTATGGTGAtacagaaaaaagttgatcGACGTTTTGTGCATTAGTTTCACTTCTATTGTAAAACCTGAATTAATCCACCGTAACTATCTTGTTAGATATCATGTAAGTCGTATCGTAAGTCGTAATAATTGTAAAAGAGcgttttttctaataaaaagCCAAGATCGGTATTGCAATTGTCGTCTTtgcaattttaaaacaatCACATAACCCTTTAACTATAGCAAGGAGTAGAATAGTAAGGGACATAGAAACGATAAATTCGATTACTATTATGACAAATCTttgcaacatttttattctttacttTCATGCAATCCATCTTTACACGATATAACATGCACTTTATAATAtaccaaaatttttacagttattaaattttttaacatgcGTAAAATGCCACCAATTGCTGCAAATACTTTTCCGGTATTCATAGTTATTGGTCAAAATAGAATACAGATAATGTAACTAATAGATTAGTATGACAAATAATGCATACTTCGATCACCCgaatattaatttacaaatatgATTTCtacatacataatttttttttttaaatttctaacCATATTTTATGTTACAGTATTGCTACAAATTGTTTGAAACCTATCATTTTCCTCTGCATCCTTGTTCCTAAAATTAAGAACAAAATATGATGCACGtgtgattaattaatttatagtattcaaaattacaattaaaattaaattggactaaattttctttgacgtctttaataatatataaagaTATTGTTCATATATGGTCAATCTGACAATGAGGTTCTATATACCGATATTTACCATGTCACAGTgtcaattttactttttcattaaCCGCAAAGAGGTGAGGCTGTCGTTCTGAAACATTGATCTTTGTTCTTGTGGGGTGATTTATCTGATCCAATTATATCAAATTTAACAGTGAAATTTTATGAAGTATTATGTTTGACGATTCAAACATTGTGCATTGCGAATCGTTCCATGTCGCGTATTCTTAGTGATGAAACTGTTATGTTACTTATGAGTCGATTATGAATgaatagaataataaaaatatggcGATAACAGATAGGCTGTATTCCGAATGGTTTGGTATAAAGGAGAAAGAGAATGAGAATGAGATGCAGTTAATTGAAAAGTAATATACATTGACACGTGGATTATTTGTTTCTTCATATTAATCAATATGAAAATGACCATTCAACTCCATACGTCGCTTGAGTAACGCTTTTGCGTGTCCATCTTCTTGATGTACGCGGTCGCTTCCATTTCAGTCATCTTCCCTTTCTCCATCACAACTTTGATAAGAATGTTGTGTACGTCACGAGCCATGTTACGTGCGTCACTGAAATACAGAAAGATGAATGGTGTCGTTAGTGATTTGTGAAAACGATTGGCCAAAATCAAATGTGAGAAAAAGTACAACTTACCCGCATATGTAGATATGGCCATTATTTTCACCGATGACATTCCACAATTCCTCCTTGTTTCGCTCCAGCAGATGCGTGACGTACTCTTTCTGCGCTTGCTCTCGGCTGAAAGCGACGTGTAATTTTAGAGTCCCGCTCTTGACGTACTCGTCCAATTCGTCCTGGTAAAGGTAATCCTCCTCGCGTCTGCGGCATCCAAAGTATAGAATCGTGTCCCCAACCTCTTTGCCTGGAACACGATGGTCAATAAGAATCACGTTTTTTCGCGTGTAAAAGACTGTAACGATACACAGATCCGTGAGAATGAATCATGTTTTATCATATTCTTTGCAACTATCCACATACCTTCTTTTCTGGCGTGATCCCGTTCCTGTATGAAACCACGGAATGGTGCTAATCCCGTTCCAGGACCAATCATTATGATTGGAGTAGACGGTCGAGTTGGAAGCCTGAACTGTGATTTACGGACGAAAATTGGAACAAGAGCTGGCGGATCTGACGGATGTTTTTGCTTTAACCAAGTGGTCGTTACACCTTTGTTCAATCGTCCAGTAGATGTCTTGTACTCTACCACAACGGCTGTGATATGAACAGTCGTTGGATGGAACTAAAAAATAGGATATTACGATCAACGAAACCGTGCAACCCAGAGATCTTTTAAACCAGAACGGGATGGTATTCTTCTCAAAGATTACCTTGGGTGAAGAAGAAATAGAATAGTAACGACACTGGAGTCGAGGCAGCAATTCGCAGAGATGATCTAGTGCTGGTTTCAGGCTTGGAATATCTTCCAATATATGAACAATGTTTCTATTGTCTTGAATAACCCATTGATTGAAGAGTGCTTTCCCTTCTGCGCTAGTAGATGCCATCAGCTTCAGTTTCTCTTTGTCCGCCGGGTCACTAGCATAATCAGCCAGTTCTTTGATTACGTGAGTTCTAGGATTACTTGTTATGTCCAAATAATGAGTAAGAGCAGTGCGATATGTACAGGGACAAGGGAAGGGATGCTTCTTGCTTGACTCCTCTGAAACaagaaaatcaaattaataaaatcgtgaaagagtGAACCGTGACGTTCGAAACGCCACAATTTTGCTGCCAGCTTCTTTTTTATCTTACCGTCCGTATTTGTCAGAGTTATGATAGTGTCCAGGTCAACGCCGCATTTCTCGCCGATTTTTTCAACCAGATTCGAATCATTTACGGGATAAACGGCTAAATGATCTCCAGCCTCGTAGCGCATCTTGGATCCTTCGATATCAAACTCTATGTGCATGCAAGAACGTTCCGATTTCGGTCCATGTAATTCTCTGTTTACTTTCACCGGTGCCAAGTATGGATTCTTTGCGTCAAATGGCCTGCAAAAGAGCAAACACGTTCAGAGTGGAATTGTGTGAATCAAATGTACGATGTtcagagaaaaatatacaacTGAAGACTTACGGCCTTTGGTTTTGGAAGGAGTGGAGACGGGCGATCTCACCGGTGTAAATACGCTCAGGTTTCAACTCTATGTGTTCAGTTAGCTTGTATTGACGAATACTAACATCTTCGCCTGTGGCAACGATGTCAAAGTGTTTGCAAACGGCTGGCCAGAACTTGTCCTTCCATGTTATAAAGTCGTCTTCAATActgagaataagaaaaagacaCATCCGGTTTTTGGTTACATAAGGAGATGAAAGGGAGAAAAAGTCTGAACGAGGATTTCTAATTGGCTGGACAGCAGTTATGTATTTGGAAAAACAGTgctaaattatttaaaatatgcAAGCTGTTGAAACAAatacgaaaaacaaaacaaataacaaGAGATAACGTACTTCCTCAATTACGGGAATTAATTAGACTCTATGAATCATTCAGGAACAAGAGGTCATGAGAGGTGATATTGTGCGTAAGAAGCAAACAGCCGGCGGTGTAATTCACTGAGACGATTAAATATGCTCACTCGAAACGCACGTAGGCCATATTTTCATACCGATAATGAGTTGGGTGATAGTTATAAAACGATTTTACACGATTCAAACAATGTTAATCAATCGAATAAGATCATGAAAtggttgagaaaaataaacaataatacCACTTACTTAGCATCGTCGTCTCCCAGACCGAGTTCAAAGACCCGAGTAGCTCCAAGCTGCTCTAGTCTGTGATCAATGTATATAGCTACCTCGTTGTAATGCTCATAAGTCTTGTTTCCAAGGCCAAATACctgaaaacaattatttcaactAATATATGGACATAGCTTATCGgttgtaattttcttttttatacaaagtGTCACCtcaatttgcaaataaaataaattccatATTAAATTAATCTTTTCCAAGATtggattacaattttttaccaaattgaTAGCTAAAATCAttgaggaatttttatttattttttttttgtttcaatttaagaaaattgaGTACTGTTGATTGAGATTCGGAATTTTCGAATTCTGGGAATTGAAGTACacaacttattgttagatgtaGTTTGAATGCAAACAAAatgagtaaaaagaaaaaaacatttgtagCAGAAGGAAAAACAGACCTCAAATATTCCCGGCAATTTTAGTGCATCAGACCGACACCATGTAGCGCCAGTGTGGATGACAGAGGACTGTACGAAAATACGGAAAAACTTTCCGCGTAGTGTGACATTCGCGCATTTCGTAATGTTCATTACTGCGAATGATATTCATACAAAAAAGAATTCGTATAATTTATGACGGTGCTTTTCATCGTTTCAAATCATTGTCCGTTCTGTGATTAGAAAAGTACACGTGCTCCGTGCCAAATCAGATGCATAGTAAAAGATAaagatgaaacgaaaaaagtaaACACCAGAAGGcaaaaagaggggaaaaaatattgctgTAACTTGCCGTCTATGTCTGACAATCgtaatgttaataataataataataatatttataagtCACGTGGAATGGATCTGATTTTACGTAACGGTCGTAATGTTCGCTGTTGGCCGACCGAAACAATCTTAAAACTATAATGTATGTATTCATTCAATTACGATTATCGctaaattatttctttcacGGCGCCTAAACCGTGCAGAGATATACGGCGACGTTCGAAACGTGGTGTTTGAATTGAGGTTAGAAACTGAGGCGGCAGGCGAAAAACGTCGGCGGGATTCACTTTAATTGACACTCCGGTAGACGATAATCGAAGATGCGCGCGCAGCCGTTTTAAACGCGGCAGATGGCGCCATCATCGAAATCCCTTCGATTCTAATTTCGAATCGTTggatcattttttaccactttcAACTCGTAATTAACAACACCGCGGGTAGATAGCAATGAAATAATGCGAAACCGTTTTTAGTGAATTTTAAACGTCTTGAATCTTTTGCAGGATTGCAGGAGAATTGGATAAAGAGGTGTGAGAGGAGGATGAAAGATGAGAAGTAACTCACCGCGTAATTGAGACCGGTGAGGTCAtcgtcgccatttttcagccaATTGACGAACTCCATGGCGTTATCGGTTGGATCACCCTCTCCGTAAGTTGCCATGCAGAATACCGCAAGGCTGTTGGAGATATTCTTAAGATTGACCAACTCTTCCTGAAAAGCATattaaaagtaacgaaattgaaaacgtACGTACAGGGTTTGACATTCGACATAATTCTCGCGATAAGCAGACGCAATTATCGTACATTTGCGAATTCACACCGACAAAGAATAGAAGTTTACGGACACAGATTATCAATCATTCTTTCCGCAATTTCCGTTGTGTGCCCGCGATACAGGAATCACATCATACGGGGAATTCCATGCAAACCCAACCAACGTCCGATCACCCTCCCCATTTTTGATTACGTTTAAGAATTGTCTGCAATTGTCTCAATTCTGAAGCAGTACCCAAAtttgttcagattttttatcccgctgattaattatttatgaataatgagagtgattttgaaaaaaagtctttttcaaaattctaaaataacTCTTATAAACTGCATTTGTTTTCGAAACATTTCAATACCGGGCcgattcttttttccatttctcttaagcattttcaattattgttgTCAATAGAAAAGTTTTAAAAGAGATCCTTATCAAAATcactttaaatatttataaataatcgaacaagcgaacaaaaaatctgaaacagtTCAGTGTACTATATCAGAATTGGAACAATGGcggacaaatttttcatcaaaatcagaAATGGTGAGGGTCAGACTTTGGTCGAGTTCGCATGAAATTCCCCGTATATAAGTACATACCAATCTGTATCAAGATCCCTAATGCCAACATAACATGTACAATTCTGAAACACGCAAACTTGTTTGTAGACGGTTGACTTTGATGTTACAGACAGTAATTGCTCGTCCCGACAAACGCCTACTCGAGGGAATATAATTTATCCCATGTAGTAGATGTTGTTACGTAAACATTCCTTCGAAATTCAGCACGttaattttttgcgaaaaaatgtATGGAATACAAAAGTTAATAGTGGGTTAGAAAATTTGCGGTATCTTTTCCGCATCTTCGTGTGGTTggatttatttctcttttatttacTTGGATAGCGCGTCGAACGACAAGTCGTGTACACATACGATACGTGTGAGTGCTCATGGCACGCACACTCATATGcgtatgcatgcatgcatgtacGTATGGACATATGTACACATTGAAGTTGCCTACGTGATTCTGCCGTTGCGTATTAAACAGCCTAGTCATGCTTACGATTAGCCCGCTATCTACTACTGTGTGTAGGCCACTAGATTATTTTAAAATGGCTATTGGAAACTTGACCAACCTGGCattacatatagatatatgtaaaAAAGTCTAAAATTCTATATGTAAGTGCCGACGAGTATGATACAGCTATTTCCAGTGTATACGATTAAATATAGatgaatatattataacaGGTTTCAGGTATGCGGagtaatttatgtatatatttgtttatttctttacttaatatttttttcttctctttaaAAATATGCACATTTACCATTTCGCATTCCTCCGGGTCGGCGACCATCCCTTTTAGCTGGTAGCGTATCCCCTCTTTGGCGATACGACCCGCAAATTCTTCTCCAGTTCCGGTCTGACTTCCGTAAAATACGACAAGACTTCGTCCCGAAGCCTGCAGTTTtttgataaatgaattttcggCTGGTGGCGCGGTAGCGAAAGACGTCGGTCTGAAGATTGAAATttgcgtaattttttttactcgcacACTTCCGTATATactttttgtcaaaattaatTCATCATCAAACAATTATATGATCGCGTGCAATCAAGAGTTGGATGACAGGGCAAAGACAAAATTATAGTCATCACGACACAGGAAGTAGGGGAAAAAAGTATCATATTTCACACGCTATCTCAAACGCGTGTTGATACATCCGAACCGCGGAAAGAAcgagtaaaatcgaaaaatagcCTGTATGGAAACACAAGATAGGTTGGTACGTAACGAACAAGGATCCTGATGTGCagcggaaattttttctatctatTTATAATATTCGCAGCGtaatatcgttaaaaaaaactttccttCACCTCTTTATTATTAATTGTGGGTAATTAAGTagtccgaaaatgaaaaaattattgcgtTTAACTCGCTTGCTGCGAATCGCGTCAGAAAAGTGATTATTATACTGCGTAATTCGTACATATAATAACGATCGTCATATTGTCGTGTACTTACTGAATCGAGTATGACTTCGTTGTCAACGTCTCCTCGACATCCTGCCTGTTGGATCGCATGTACCACCAAACGGCTGCCAGTAGAAGGGCACCCAGGAGCACGATGTCGAAGGTGCTAAACAAGGGCTCGACAACTACTTCGCTTCCCTCTCCATTTTCGAATACTGGCGAATCCCCCATCCTGATTGCTTTTGGCTGAGAGGCGTCGGCAGTCTTTGAGAAcagaaagattaaaaaaaaaaaaaaaccgattacaacgaatgtaaatttgaGGTAAATTTCGTCGATCACAGTTTTATGTGTTTCCTTAGTCAATTTCTTGTACGTGTTTCTCTAAAGATTGGACAACGGGTTAGGTTTGTATTTCGTTCTGGTAATAATGCTCCGCTGCGGATGTAGGAAAAAGAAGTGCAAAGGAACGCGAATATTTCGGTTAAAATATCCCCAATTCCGAGCGGCCACGTTAGggtgtttcggaaaaaaaaaaataataataataataatatctccTCAAAACTTCAGAGTTtggatgaaataaaacatCCTCGCGAAGAGGGAGCTCTGTAGCTAAAAATATGACACCGTGAGGATTGTATTTGGaattgggagaaaaaaaaataaaaatttccaattgtTCGCAACAATTTACAAGCAACTTTTagtcgcaaaaaaaaatattcaactcaaaattgtttagaattttttatgaaaaatgagaaattaggaataaagagaatgaaaaaaattattcaatgaaattttgtttatctTAATTTGAAATACGGTCCCCGTGTCCTTAAATTTTTCGCTACAGAGCTCCCTCTTCGcgagaatgttttttttttctatcaaaagTCATGTCCGGAGGGATAGGAGAACGagaaatcgaaattttcattctctggAAACACCACGAGCCGCATACTTTTCATTCCCGACGTTATGTAATCGCGACAAACCGCATAAACATGCAGCGTACATTAATACGGCATCGTTTTTTAGCATGCATGTATAATTTACGTTTAACGGATTCGACATGCGTCATTAAAATGGATTAATTAAATCGTTTTACGTAGTTTACCACCAGCGCGGGGAGAAGAAGTAGCGAATAAAATATGCGAAGTCGGAATTGCGAGTTCGAAGGCGGAAAAATTGAaggacaaaaataaaataaaaaagatgaaatttaacgaagaaaaag
Proteins encoded in this region:
- the LOC107224043 gene encoding enolase-phosphatase E1; translation: MAGEKRSQDQEESLLKQNVIIVDIEGTTTSITFVKETLFPYIRENVKKYIDAKWEEEEFKRDLEKLKEQAKKDEEDKIEGLVAITGSTTDEEKESVVKNILWQMDGDRKTGALKQLQGHMWREAYDSGNVKGHVYEDVPECLKAWKISGKKVYIYSSGSVEAQKLLFGHSQCGDLLEYFSGHFDTGVGMKQEATSYKNILDQVKSEASDVIFLTDIVQEAKAAKEAGLYSILMIREGNAPLSAEEKMEFRTATSFLDLSFESAAKRQKLDTPEIDKKESIAKPTAEERMEISGDVEMTDVSEKENESKVESEDAKREEKEEKKGEKETNEIEGKKNTDVEATVSVTTVEKDEAMETDGKPEVVKQIDESGSDAKPVEEKKEEKVEVVESEKGTLKVSKDDDKSKGICETIDKESSKKSEEKTLEKNNADEADRTTLTDSQKTELLEKKVELSEEKSDSIITETNSKAVNESTELSASRKPDETPTKISDDVKEIKTEGSEESCEILNNKLGIETEKSEMESKPAVEETHVKVDVPLTKETVKSDAKIESMAAETEKTDIQTSKVLKANEESALKSDQTVAKDVVKENGMAKTEEPSKTDDQNVAVENKDSSDAVKKTESKVEETVANSMKETESNSKDAIKAETSIVAEAKKETVTKDVDVEEEENKELKKEGAKSQEEPTTDANKTNGTTQNGETVTEDENKKIHTNGVNEACSSVSAEVKTNKDMSSQKREPESSTDASAESIKVKKVVDSTVADGAGEPDVSPTVVVAATS
- the LOC107224035 gene encoding NADPH--cytochrome P450 reductase isoform X2 translates to MDLPTADASQPKAIRMGDSPVFENGEGSEVVVEPLFSTFDIVLLGALLLAAVWWYMRSNRQDVEETLTTKSYSIQPTSFATAPPAENSFIKKLQASGRSLVVFYGSQTGTGEEFAGRIAKEGIRYQLKGMVADPEECEMEELVNLKNISNSLAVFCMATYGEGDPTDNAMEFVNWLKNGDDDLTGLNYAVFGLGNKTYEHYNEVAIYIDHRLEQLGATRVFELGLGDDDANIEDDFITWKDKFWPAVCKHFDIVATGEDVSIRQYKLTEHIELKPERIYTGEIARLHSFQNQRPPFDAKNPYLAPVKVNRELHGPKSERSCMHIEFDIEGSKMRYEAGDHLAVYPVNDSNLVEKIGEKCGVDLDTIITLTNTDEESSKKHPFPCPCTYRTALTHYLDITSNPRTHVIKELADYASDPADKEKLKLMASTSAEGKALFNQWVIQDNRNIVHILEDIPSLKPALDHLCELLPRLQCRYYSISSSPKFHPTTVHITAVVVEYKTSTGRLNKGVTTTWLKQKHPSDPPALVPIFVRKSQFRLPTRPSTPIIMIGPGTGLAPFRGFIQERDHARKEGKEVGDTILYFGCRRREEDYLYQDELDEYVKSGTLKLHVAFSREQAQKEYVTHLLERNKEELWNVIGENNGHIYICGDARNMARDVHNILIKVVMEKGKMTEMEATAYIKKMDTQKRYSSDVWS
- the LOC107224035 gene encoding NADPH--cytochrome P450 reductase isoform X1 produces the protein MGDSPVFENGEGSEVVVEPLFSTFDIVLLGALLLAAVWWYMRSNRQDVEETLTTKSYSIQPTSFATAPPAENSFIKKLQASGRSLVVFYGSQTGTGEEFAGRIAKEGIRYQLKGMVADPEECEMEELVNLKNISNSLAVFCMATYGEGDPTDNAMEFVNWLKNGDDDLTGLNYAVFGLGNKTYEHYNEVAIYIDHRLEQLGATRVFELGLGDDDANIEDDFITWKDKFWPAVCKHFDIVATGEDVSIRQYKLTEHIELKPERIYTGEIARLHSFQNQRPPFDAKNPYLAPVKVNRELHGPKSERSCMHIEFDIEGSKMRYEAGDHLAVYPVNDSNLVEKIGEKCGVDLDTIITLTNTDEESSKKHPFPCPCTYRTALTHYLDITSNPRTHVIKELADYASDPADKEKLKLMASTSAEGKALFNQWVIQDNRNIVHILEDIPSLKPALDHLCELLPRLQCRYYSISSSPKFHPTTVHITAVVVEYKTSTGRLNKGVTTTWLKQKHPSDPPALVPIFVRKSQFRLPTRPSTPIIMIGPGTGLAPFRGFIQERDHARKEGKEVGDTILYFGCRRREEDYLYQDELDEYVKSGTLKLHVAFSREQAQKEYVTHLLERNKEELWNVIGENNGHIYICGDARNMARDVHNILIKVVMEKGKMTEMEATAYIKKMDTQKRYSSDVWS